Proteins encoded in a region of the Streptomyces sp. NBC_00310 genome:
- a CDS encoding FG-GAP-like repeat-containing protein — MSRAGARRSTRTARVSAPLAAVVLLAGGLTALSLGPASAAPASVGAADDFNGDGYADLVVGAPNATVSSKAKAGYVAVMYGSNSGLSTTKKKLVSRSTSGVPGSATANQRFGSTFTKGDLDRDGYGDLVIAGGTAGSVILWGSASGLTGGTSIAGFGAAPQAGDFDGDGKTDLALFSAQDVGGDDPEGAPAALWKGPISRAGQPNAVLPLLDKSLWWGWNEDDASCETGGGCENGPSSITGPVVSGQVGDVNGDGRDDLVQWHYTGDGTWGNRLLLGGASGFTRGFAPGDDTSRDPAGTGIGDVNGDGYDDVVVGAEGWSDQVRVAYGSATGPSEANVQTFDQGLAGFPGAQEDGDLVGSAVSVADVTGDGYADLALGIAYEDITDITNAGSVALVPGSASGITGAGIQVFHQNTAGVPGVAEADDKFGATTALLDVNGNGHPDLAVGAPAENSDNGAVWVLRGTATGLTTTSALAFGPGDVAGPVTDAMFGAALR; from the coding sequence ATGTCACGAGCAGGAGCACGACGCAGCACCCGCACGGCACGAGTGAGCGCCCCGTTGGCAGCGGTGGTGCTGCTGGCCGGCGGCCTGACCGCCCTGTCGCTCGGCCCGGCCTCGGCGGCCCCCGCGTCGGTGGGCGCGGCGGACGACTTCAACGGGGACGGGTACGCCGACCTGGTCGTCGGCGCACCGAACGCCACGGTGTCCAGTAAGGCCAAGGCGGGCTATGTGGCCGTCATGTACGGCTCGAACAGCGGGCTCTCCACGACGAAGAAGAAGCTCGTCAGCCGTTCGACGAGCGGCGTGCCCGGCTCCGCCACCGCGAACCAGCGCTTCGGCTCGACGTTCACCAAGGGCGACCTGGACCGGGACGGCTACGGCGACCTGGTGATCGCGGGCGGCACGGCGGGCTCCGTGATCCTCTGGGGGTCGGCCTCCGGGCTGACCGGCGGTACGAGCATCGCCGGGTTCGGGGCGGCCCCGCAGGCGGGCGACTTCGACGGCGACGGCAAGACCGACCTCGCGCTCTTCTCCGCCCAGGACGTCGGCGGCGACGACCCCGAGGGTGCCCCGGCGGCCCTGTGGAAGGGCCCGATCTCCCGCGCCGGCCAGCCCAACGCCGTACTCCCCCTCCTCGACAAGTCCCTGTGGTGGGGCTGGAACGAGGACGACGCGTCCTGCGAGACCGGCGGCGGCTGCGAGAACGGCCCGTCCTCCATCACCGGCCCGGTCGTCTCCGGCCAGGTCGGGGACGTCAACGGCGACGGCCGGGACGACCTGGTCCAATGGCACTACACGGGCGACGGCACCTGGGGCAACCGCCTTCTCCTGGGCGGCGCTTCGGGCTTCACCCGCGGCTTCGCACCCGGCGACGACACCAGCCGCGACCCGGCCGGCACCGGCATCGGCGACGTGAACGGTGACGGCTACGACGACGTGGTCGTGGGCGCGGAGGGCTGGTCCGACCAGGTCCGCGTGGCCTACGGCTCCGCCACCGGCCCGTCCGAGGCGAACGTCCAGACCTTCGACCAGGGCCTGGCCGGCTTCCCCGGCGCGCAGGAGGACGGTGACCTGGTCGGCTCGGCGGTCTCCGTCGCCGACGTCACCGGTGACGGTTACGCCGACCTCGCCCTCGGCATCGCATACGAGGACATCACGGACATCACCAACGCGGGTTCGGTCGCCCTCGTCCCCGGCAGCGCCTCCGGCATCACGGGCGCCGGCATCCAGGTCTTCCACCAGAACACCGCCGGGGTCCCCGGAGTCGCCGAGGCGGACGACAAGTTCGGTGCCACCACGGCCCTCCTGGACGTCAACGGCAACGGCCACCCCGACCTCGCCGTCGGCGCTCCCGCCGAGAACAGCGACAACGGAGCCGTCTGGGTCCTCCGCGGCACGGCCACCGGCCTGACCACCACATCGGCCCTCGCCTTCGGCCCCGGCGACGTGGCGGGCCCGGTCACGGACGCGATGTTCGGCGCGGCCCTGCGCTGA